The following proteins are co-located in the Phocoena phocoena chromosome 1, mPhoPho1.1, whole genome shotgun sequence genome:
- the ZBTB8OS gene encoding protein archease isoform X2, with amino-acid sequence MALEREDIRDYNLTEKQKAIKAKYPPVNRKYEYLDHTADVQLHAWGDTLEEAFEQCAMAMFGYMTDTGTVEPLQATEVETQGDDLQSLLFHFLNEWLYKFSADEFFIARVGRRILIVQAPSGN; translated from the exons ATGGCGCTGGAAAGGGAAGATATTAGAGATTACAATTTGACTGAGAAGCAGAAGGCGATCAAGGCCAAGTATCCTCCAGTCAATCGGAAGTACGAGT aTTTGGATCACACAGCTGATGTCCA GTTACACGCATGGGGAGATACTCTGGAGGAAGCATTTGAGCAGTGTGCAATGGCCATGTTTGGTTATATGACAGATACTGGGACAGTGGAGCCCCTCCAAGCAACAGAAGTAGAAACCCAAG GAGATGACTTACAATCTCTTCTGTTTCACTTTTTGAATGAATGGCTTTATAAATTCAGTGCTGATGAATTCTTCATAGCCCGG GTGGGGAGAAGAATTCTCATTGTCCAAGCACCCTCAG GGAACTGA
- the ZBTB8OS gene encoding protein archease isoform X6 translates to MALEREDIRDYNLTEKQKAIKAKYPPVNRKYEYLDHTADVQWGEEFSLSKHPQGTEVKAITYSAMQVYNEEKPEVFVILDI, encoded by the exons ATGGCGCTGGAAAGGGAAGATATTAGAGATTACAATTTGACTGAGAAGCAGAAGGCGATCAAGGCCAAGTATCCTCCAGTCAATCGGAAGTACGAGT aTTTGGATCACACAGCTGATGTCCA GTGGGGAGAAGAATTCTCATTGTCCAAGCACCCTCAG GGAACTGAAGTCAAGGCAATAACATATTCAGCAATGCAGGTCTATAATGAAGAGAAGCCAGAAGTTTTTGTGATCCTTGACAtttaa
- the ZBTB8OS gene encoding protein archease isoform X3: protein MALEREDIRDYNLTEKQKAIKAKYPPVNRKYECELHAWGDTLEEAFEQCAMAMFGYMTDTGTVEPLQATEVETQGDDLQSLLFHFLNEWLYKFSADEFFIARVGRRILIVQAPSGN from the exons ATGGCGCTGGAAAGGGAAGATATTAGAGATTACAATTTGACTGAGAAGCAGAAGGCGATCAAGGCCAAGTATCCTCCAGTCAATCGGAAGTACGAGTGTGA GTTACACGCATGGGGAGATACTCTGGAGGAAGCATTTGAGCAGTGTGCAATGGCCATGTTTGGTTATATGACAGATACTGGGACAGTGGAGCCCCTCCAAGCAACAGAAGTAGAAACCCAAG GAGATGACTTACAATCTCTTCTGTTTCACTTTTTGAATGAATGGCTTTATAAATTCAGTGCTGATGAATTCTTCATAGCCCGG GTGGGGAGAAGAATTCTCATTGTCCAAGCACCCTCAG GGAACTGA
- the ZBTB8OS gene encoding protein archease isoform X4: MALEREDIRDYNLTEKQKAIKAKYPPVNRKYECELHAWGDTLEEAFEQCAMAMFGYMTDTGTVEPLQATEVETQGDDLQSLLFHFLNEWLYKFSADEFFIAREVKVLNIDQRNFKLRSIGWGEEFSLSKHPQGTEVKAITYSAMQVYNEEKPEVFVILDI, translated from the exons ATGGCGCTGGAAAGGGAAGATATTAGAGATTACAATTTGACTGAGAAGCAGAAGGCGATCAAGGCCAAGTATCCTCCAGTCAATCGGAAGTACGAGTGTGA GTTACACGCATGGGGAGATACTCTGGAGGAAGCATTTGAGCAGTGTGCAATGGCCATGTTTGGTTATATGACAGATACTGGGACAGTGGAGCCCCTCCAAGCAACAGAAGTAGAAACCCAAG GAGATGACTTACAATCTCTTCTGTTTCACTTTTTGAATGAATGGCTTTATAAATTCAGTGCTGATGAATTCTTCATAGCCCGG gaaGTAAAAGTACTTAATATTGATCAAAGAAATTTCAAATTACGGTCAATTGG GTGGGGAGAAGAATTCTCATTGTCCAAGCACCCTCAG GGAACTGAAGTCAAGGCAATAACATATTCAGCAATGCAGGTCTATAATGAAGAGAAGCCAGAAGTTTTTGTGATCCTTGACAtttaa
- the ZBTB8OS gene encoding protein archease isoform X5, whose amino-acid sequence MALEREDIRDYNLTEKQKAIKAKYPPVNRKYEYLDHTADVQLHAWGDTLEEAFEQCAMAMFGYMTDTGTVEPLQATEVETQGDDLQSLLFHFLNEWLYKFSADEFFIARGTEVKAITYSAMQVYNEEKPEVFVILDI is encoded by the exons ATGGCGCTGGAAAGGGAAGATATTAGAGATTACAATTTGACTGAGAAGCAGAAGGCGATCAAGGCCAAGTATCCTCCAGTCAATCGGAAGTACGAGT aTTTGGATCACACAGCTGATGTCCA GTTACACGCATGGGGAGATACTCTGGAGGAAGCATTTGAGCAGTGTGCAATGGCCATGTTTGGTTATATGACAGATACTGGGACAGTGGAGCCCCTCCAAGCAACAGAAGTAGAAACCCAAG GAGATGACTTACAATCTCTTCTGTTTCACTTTTTGAATGAATGGCTTTATAAATTCAGTGCTGATGAATTCTTCATAGCCCGG GGAACTGAAGTCAAGGCAATAACATATTCAGCAATGCAGGTCTATAATGAAGAGAAGCCAGAAGTTTTTGTGATCCTTGACAtttaa
- the ZBTB8OS gene encoding protein archease isoform X1 — MALEREDIRDYNLTEKQKAIKAKYPPVNRKYEYLDHTADVQLHAWGDTLEEAFEQCAMAMFGYMTDTGTVEPLQATEVETQGDDLQSLLFHFLNEWLYKFSADEFFIAREVKVLNIDQRNFKLRSIGWGEEFSLSKHPQGTEVKAITYSAMQVYNEEKPEVFVILDI; from the exons ATGGCGCTGGAAAGGGAAGATATTAGAGATTACAATTTGACTGAGAAGCAGAAGGCGATCAAGGCCAAGTATCCTCCAGTCAATCGGAAGTACGAGT aTTTGGATCACACAGCTGATGTCCA GTTACACGCATGGGGAGATACTCTGGAGGAAGCATTTGAGCAGTGTGCAATGGCCATGTTTGGTTATATGACAGATACTGGGACAGTGGAGCCCCTCCAAGCAACAGAAGTAGAAACCCAAG GAGATGACTTACAATCTCTTCTGTTTCACTTTTTGAATGAATGGCTTTATAAATTCAGTGCTGATGAATTCTTCATAGCCCGG gaaGTAAAAGTACTTAATATTGATCAAAGAAATTTCAAATTACGGTCAATTGG GTGGGGAGAAGAATTCTCATTGTCCAAGCACCCTCAG GGAACTGAAGTCAAGGCAATAACATATTCAGCAATGCAGGTCTATAATGAAGAGAAGCCAGAAGTTTTTGTGATCCTTGACAtttaa